The genomic stretch GTGAACTCGAGGCCGATTATGTGTTGTCACAATGTGAAGCGTTATTTAAACAAGTATTGAGTCACAAAGGCGATAGCTTCTCTGCCCTGCACTATTGGCAGCAAGACAGTCAGCTTACTGATATTTTACCTCAGCATTTATGGCTTAGTATTCTGTATAACGAATACCACAAGTGTGCCCCCGCGGTGCGCAAAGTCATGGCGATTGATTTCCCTGATGCCCTAACCACAGAGTTACCTGGTTCGATATTAATCTCAGGTAATTTACGTGTGAGTGATATTCAACTCCAACGAGGTTAACGATGACGATTAGCAGGACGCTATATAATCGCTGTAAAAAGCTGATTGAATCGAATCAACAAGGTCTAAAATATGATGCTATTAACGCCGAAATACAGGCGTTATTCGGTTTAGGCCACAAGGAAGTCATACCTCGTACCAGCAGAACAAAACAAAAAATTAATTTCATTCTGCCCGCCGATGAAGCCAAAAAGCTACAGGCACTGATTAAAGCCGAAATAGGCCTTGATGTATTAACCGATGTCTACAGTAATGGTGATCGCGTTGTTAACGCAGCACAACACAATGATGAAAAGATCGGTGCTAACGCGTCTCAAGACATCATTTTAGTTAATAACGCGACTGGTCAATTAAAGCTAAACCAAGAGGTGAGTACTTTATTCCCCTCTATTCACGCTGCTGGGCTAGAATTGCGCCATAAAATGATCAGCAGTATCGAGCATGACGCTATCATCATTTGCGAAAACTTCACCCCGATGTACTACCTGCACCAGCTAAAACATAACCCACTCTTCGAACATGCATTAGTTGTTTATCGTGGTGATAGTCAACAGGGTAAACGTGCCGATGAAGTGAAACGCTTTATCGATAGGCATAAATCAAACTTACCACTTTATTACTTCGGTGATTTCGACCCTGAAGGTTTTTCAATTGCCAAAAGCTTTCGAGTAGACGGTCTCATATTACCTGATATCAGTCAATTCTCAGCTTTCACTAACATAGATTTACAAAAGTGTGCCGGTAAAGACAAGTTCTTCCCGCAGCTGAGTCAAGGTATGACTTACTTACATCAGTCAACGTATCCACAGGCATGGCACGCTCACATCAACTTCATGAATCAACACCAACTCGGTTGGCAGCAAGAGCATCTACTTAGCGCCAATATTAATTGGCAACTTTATAAATAACAGGACTACTCCCCCCTCATGTTTGCACTTAAAAAAATAATTGGTACTTGGTTAATGCCACTGCCATTGCTGCTGACCCTTTTTATCCTAGCGGTACTATTATATAAACTCACGCGTTACAAACGCAGTGGTCAAATCCTATTTTGTAGTAGTTTTATTACATTATTGCTATTGAGCCTCGATCCCGTTGCCACCCGTTTAGCTGCGACATTAGAGTCTCAGTACCCAAGTTATCAAGATCAAGCTGTCGATTATATCCACGTATTGGGTAACGGTCATACAACTGTCGATAGCTTACCAATCACCAGTCAACTAACACCAGCCGCCCTTGCGAGAACCGCAGAAGGCGTGCGAATTTATAAAGTGAACCCGACGGCCAAGTTAATATTCAGCGGTTACAGTGATGGCGATATCAACAGTAATGCCATGATGAATGCGCGCTTAGCTATCGCGTTAGGGGTGCCTAAATCAGCCATTATATTGTTAGAATATTCTCGCGACACTATCGAGGAAGCCATTGAAAATAAAAACATTACACAGGGTAAAGCACTTGTATTAGTTACCTCAGCTACCCACATGCCAAGAGCCATGAGCATCTTTCAACAACAGGGCCTTAGGCCCATTCCAGCGCCGACCGCACATGTCAGTAAAGCTCGCACAGGGATACAACCATTACACTATTATTTTCCCCGTGCGAATCACTTAGCTGTGAGTGAAAGAGCTATCCATGAGTGGTTAGGGCTGGCTTGGTTGTCGTTAAAAAATAACCAATAGAACCGACATTCTGTAATTACTCGAAAAATCCCTCAGCAATTGTGTAAGTAAACGTGGGGCAAGTCACAGTTACTGCATTTTATGTAGTTTTATTACCAAAAATTGTCTTATGACAACTTGCCCTAGCGCTAGATGACTCTATAATCATCTCATGTTCTTAATTAAAGTCGCTTTGACATAATGTCAGCACTTAGGTTAATGAAAAATAGCTTTAAACCATATCGGAGATAGACATGAGACAAGCACTAGTAATGGGTAACTGGAAATTAAACGCAACTAAAGCATCTGTAGAAGCGCTAGTTAACGGTTTAGTTGATGCGGCAAAAGACAATGCAACTGTTGAAGTTGCTGTATGCCCTCCTGCTGTTTTTATCCCACAAGTTGAAGCATTAACTGCTGACACTGCAATTACATACGGCGCACAAGATTGTGACGTTAATACAGCTGGCGCATTCACTGGTGAAAACTCAGCAGTAATGTTAAAAGAATTTGGCTGTAAATACACACTAGTTGGTCACAGCGAACGTCGTGTTATCCACGGTGAGTCAAACGAAGTTGTTGCTGACAAATATGCTGTTGCACAAGAAAATGGTCTAGTACCAGTACTTTGTATCGGTGAAACACTAGAGCAATTCGAAGCTGGCGAAACGAAAGCAGTTGTTGAAGCGCAAATTCAAGCGATTGTAACTAAGTCTGGTATCGAATCTCTAAACAATGCAGTAATTGCATACGAACCAGTTTGGGCTATCGGTACTGGTAAAACAGCAACACCTGAAATTGCACAAGATATCCATGCTCACATCCGTTCATGGTTAGCAGAGCAAGATGCAGCAGTAGCAAACAAAGTTCAAATCCTTTACGGTGGTTCAGTTAAAGGCGCTAACGCGGCTGAATTATTCGGTCAAGCAGACATTGATGGCGGCCTAGTTGGCGGCGCTTCACTAGACGCTGTAGAATTCTCTAAAGTTATCGCTGGTGCATCTGCATAATAGCGATTAAGTTCTGAACTAGACAGTACATCAGCGCTAGATTCGGAATGAAAGTGTAGTAATACAGCTTGTAATAGAAGCAGATATTACTACACTCCTTTCTTATAAACTTATCTTTTAAAAATAAAATTACGCTAAGGCATTTTTTTATTTAATGATTGAAAGTTTCATATGAAAGCGTGATTGATATCACTTTAGTAATAAAATAAGTCATAAAGACACGAAAATAATAACAGAGCTAGTTATAATGAACATACAAGACTAGCGATAACAAATTAGCATTAAATAGAACGTAGCAGCGACAGATATAACATTGGTGTGCTAAATCATAAATAAGCGTGCCATCACCTGCTGCCCAGTACATGTCTTCTATATAAGGCAGTACTTGTCCTCTACAAGGACACGACTTTAACCCAATAAATAAAGTATCATCGATTGATATATTTGAGGCTTCAATGATTAAAAGAATAGGTGTTTTAACAAGTGGTGGTGATGCACCAGGCATGAACGCAGCAATCCGAGCAGTTGTACGTGAAGGCTTACATCTTGGCTTAGAAGTTTACGGTATTTATGATGGCTATGCTGGTTTACACGCAGATCGCATCGAGAAACTAGATCGTAAATCTGTTTCTGATGTGATTAATCGTGGTGGTACTTTCTTAGGCTCTGCACGTTTCCCTGAATTTAAAGAACAAAGCGTTCGTGAAGAAGCAATTAAGAACCTTAAAAAACACGACATCGATGCACTCGTTGTTATCGGTGGTGACGGCTCTTACATGGGTGCGATGAAGCTAACTGAAATGGGCTTCCCATGTATTGGTATTCCAGGCACGATTGATAACGATATCCCTGGCACGACTTATACGATTGGTTTTGATACTGCACTAAACATCGTCGTAGATGCGATTGACCGTTTACGTGACACATCAACATCTCACCAACGTATCTCGATTGTTGAAATTATGGGCCGTTACTGTGGTGATTTAACCATGGGCGCTGCGGTTGCCGGTGGTGCAGAATTCGTTGTGATCCCTGAAAAAGGCTATGATGAAGCTGATTTATTAGCACAAATTCAAGCAGGTATTGATAAAGGTAAGAAGCATGCCATTATTGCAATGTGTGAACATGTAACAGACGTGAACCAACTTGCAAAACACATAGAATCAGTAACAACGCGTGAAACACGTGCAACTGTTTTAGGTCATTTACAACGTGGCGGTACACCAACTGCACGCGACCGCATCATGGCAAGTCGTATGGGTTCATACGCTGTTAAGTTATTACTAGAAGGTGAAGGCGGCCGATGCGTTGGTCTAATGAACTCAAAAATGGTTCACCACGACATCATCGACTGTATTAACAATATGAAACGTCCGTTCAACCAAGAGCTATTTGATCTATCTGATTCGTTATTCTAAGCACTAACTGAACCAGAGTTCGTTAGCTTTAAAATAATTTGAACAAAAAAGCGAAACCAACTTACATTGGTTTCGCTTTTTGCTATCTACTGTATTAATTGCTCACGCAGTTTAGCCACTTTATCTCGTGTTTCACCGGCTTTTTCAAATTCCAGATCTTGCGCATATTTATACATCAACTCTTCTAAACGTACTATTTCCTTGCTCAGCTCAGCAGGAGTAAATATTGCGTACGTCGCTTTCTGCTCGGCAATATGCATCATTTGCTGCTCTGGAGTTCGTCCGATATTGAAGCCATCACCCACTTTCTTCTTCAATCCCGTTGGGGTGATTCCATGTTTAACATTATGCTCATGCTGTAATGCACGGCGACGCTCCGTTTCACTAATCGCTTTATCCATTGATTTAGTAATACGGTTAGCATATAAAATGGCTTTACCTTCCAAGTTACGCGCGGCACGACCAATCGTCTGGATAAGCGAACGTTCAGAACGTAAAAAACCTTCTTTATCAGCATCCAAAATAGCCACGAGTGAAACTTCTGGCATATCCAAGCCTTCACGCAACAAGTTAATACCGACAAGTACGTCAAATACGCCTAAGCGTAAGTCACGGATGATTTCGACACGTTCTACTGTATCAATGTCAGAATGCAGGTAACGCACCTTCACACCATGATCAGCTAAGTATTCAGCTAAATCCTCAGACATACGCTTCGTTAGCGTCGTCGCCAGTACCCTTTCGCCTTTGGCTACACGGATATGGATCTCACTGAGCAAGTCGTCCACTTGCGTATCAACAGGACGCACTTCAATAAGCGGGTCTAATAATCCCGTTGGTCGTACTAGCTGTTGTACGACCTCACCTTCACAACGATCTAACTCATACTGACTCGGTGTTGCTGAAACATATAAAGTCTGTGGTGAAATAGATTCAAACTCTTCAAACTTAAGCGGCCTGTTATCTAATGCAGACGGTAAGCGGAACCCGAATTCAACCAAGGTTTCTTTACGTGAGCGATCACCTTTATACATAGCGCCAATTTGTGGCACGGTAACATGGGATTCATCGATAACTAATAAACCATCATCAGGCAAGTAATCCAGTAAGGTTGGAGGCGCATCACCCGGCGTGCGACCAGATAAGTAACGTGAGTAGTTTTCAATGCCCGAGCAATAACCAAGTTCTTGCATCATCTCAATATCAAACTGCACTCGTTGGCTGACACGCTGTTCTTCAATTAGTTTATTTGCTGATAATAATTGCTTTTTACGCTCAGACAACTCTACCTTAATATGCTCAATTGCATCTAAGATCTTCTCTCTTGGCGTAACGTAGTGGGTCTTAGGATAAATAGTCGCACGCTCAGCTGTTTTCTCTATCGCCCCCGTTAACGGATCAAAATAACTGATACGTTCAACTTCATCATCAAACATCTCGATACGCACAGCATGCTTATCAGATTCTGCTGGATAAACATCAATCACTTCGCCACGAACGCGGAATGTAGAACGTTTGAAGTCCATATCATTACGAGTATATTGCAATTCAGCTAAACGACGAATGATACTGCGTTGGCTAATCATTTCGCCGACAGAGACATGCAACATCATTTTGAGATAAGACTCAGGATCACCCAAACCGTAAATAGCAGAGACAGATGCGATAAGGATGACATCACGGCGTTCTAACAAGGCTTTAGTCGCTGATAGGCGCATCTGTTCGATATGTGCGTTTACAGCGGCATCTTTTTCAATGAAGGTATCAGTGCTAGGTACGTAGGCTTCTGGTTGATAGTAGTCATAATAGGAAACAAAATACTCTACCGCGTTATTAGGGAAGAATTCTTTCATTTCACCATAGAGCTGCGCAGCAAGGGTTTTGTTTGGCGCCATTAATAATGTCGGACGATTTAATTTCGCGATCATATTTGCGACAGTATAGGTTTTACCCGAGCCTGTTACGCCAAGTAAGGTTTGACTGGCAACACCAGCCTCAAAACTATCAACTAGTTTTTCAATCGCTTGAGGCTGATCCCCACTGGGAGTATATTCAGAACATAAATCGAATAGAATCGTCATTATTTAAGGCCACAACTTAGCTTATAAGGTATATATTTCCATAATACCAATTTACACTTAGTCCGCCATATAAATTATTATCGCGATTATAATTACCTGCAGCGATAAAAATAGGACAATCATTCTAGATTCATCAATAACAGGGAAATGTCAAGCACTTATCAACAGTGTTTAAAAAAATACTTTTTTTGTGGTCATTTTTGATACAAAGAATTTAAAGCTTAATTAACCCCGTGTATAACTCAACAGCAAACACTGCGTAACCAATTGATTAAAAACAGGTAAATGATGCTTTACACACAGTTAAACCAAGTGCATTAAAATAACAACAATAACAGATAT from Moritella marina ATCC 15381 encodes the following:
- a CDS encoding DUF7281 domain-containing protein gives rise to the protein MTISRTLYNRCKKLIESNQQGLKYDAINAEIQALFGLGHKEVIPRTSRTKQKINFILPADEAKKLQALIKAEIGLDVLTDVYSNGDRVVNAAQHNDEKIGANASQDIILVNNATGQLKLNQEVSTLFPSIHAAGLELRHKMISSIEHDAIIICENFTPMYYLHQLKHNPLFEHALVVYRGDSQQGKRADEVKRFIDRHKSNLPLYYFGDFDPEGFSIAKSFRVDGLILPDISQFSAFTNIDLQKCAGKDKFFPQLSQGMTYLHQSTYPQAWHAHINFMNQHQLGWQQEHLLSANINWQLYK
- the elyC gene encoding envelope biogenesis factor ElyC; its protein translation is MFALKKIIGTWLMPLPLLLTLFILAVLLYKLTRYKRSGQILFCSSFITLLLLSLDPVATRLAATLESQYPSYQDQAVDYIHVLGNGHTTVDSLPITSQLTPAALARTAEGVRIYKVNPTAKLIFSGYSDGDINSNAMMNARLAIALGVPKSAIILLEYSRDTIEEAIENKNITQGKALVLVTSATHMPRAMSIFQQQGLRPIPAPTAHVSKARTGIQPLHYYFPRANHLAVSERAIHEWLGLAWLSLKNNQ
- the tpiA gene encoding triose-phosphate isomerase, which gives rise to MRQALVMGNWKLNATKASVEALVNGLVDAAKDNATVEVAVCPPAVFIPQVEALTADTAITYGAQDCDVNTAGAFTGENSAVMLKEFGCKYTLVGHSERRVIHGESNEVVADKYAVAQENGLVPVLCIGETLEQFEAGETKAVVEAQIQAIVTKSGIESLNNAVIAYEPVWAIGTGKTATPEIAQDIHAHIRSWLAEQDAAVANKVQILYGGSVKGANAAELFGQADIDGGLVGGASLDAVEFSKVIAGASA
- the pfkA gene encoding 6-phosphofructokinase; its protein translation is MIKRIGVLTSGGDAPGMNAAIRAVVREGLHLGLEVYGIYDGYAGLHADRIEKLDRKSVSDVINRGGTFLGSARFPEFKEQSVREEAIKNLKKHDIDALVVIGGDGSYMGAMKLTEMGFPCIGIPGTIDNDIPGTTYTIGFDTALNIVVDAIDRLRDTSTSHQRISIVEIMGRYCGDLTMGAAVAGGAEFVVIPEKGYDEADLLAQIQAGIDKGKKHAIIAMCEHVTDVNQLAKHIESVTTRETRATVLGHLQRGGTPTARDRIMASRMGSYAVKLLLEGEGGRCVGLMNSKMVHHDIIDCINNMKRPFNQELFDLSDSLF
- the uvrB gene encoding excinuclease ABC subunit UvrB, yielding MTILFDLCSEYTPSGDQPQAIEKLVDSFEAGVASQTLLGVTGSGKTYTVANMIAKLNRPTLLMAPNKTLAAQLYGEMKEFFPNNAVEYFVSYYDYYQPEAYVPSTDTFIEKDAAVNAHIEQMRLSATKALLERRDVILIASVSAIYGLGDPESYLKMMLHVSVGEMISQRSIIRRLAELQYTRNDMDFKRSTFRVRGEVIDVYPAESDKHAVRIEMFDDEVERISYFDPLTGAIEKTAERATIYPKTHYVTPREKILDAIEHIKVELSERKKQLLSANKLIEEQRVSQRVQFDIEMMQELGYCSGIENYSRYLSGRTPGDAPPTLLDYLPDDGLLVIDESHVTVPQIGAMYKGDRSRKETLVEFGFRLPSALDNRPLKFEEFESISPQTLYVSATPSQYELDRCEGEVVQQLVRPTGLLDPLIEVRPVDTQVDDLLSEIHIRVAKGERVLATTLTKRMSEDLAEYLADHGVKVRYLHSDIDTVERVEIIRDLRLGVFDVLVGINLLREGLDMPEVSLVAILDADKEGFLRSERSLIQTIGRAARNLEGKAILYANRITKSMDKAISETERRRALQHEHNVKHGITPTGLKKKVGDGFNIGRTPEQQMMHIAEQKATYAIFTPAELSKEIVRLEELMYKYAQDLEFEKAGETRDKVAKLREQLIQ